ACTACAGCCAAAACCCACCATCACAAACTATTTGTAAATGAACCACGAGTTTATTTTTCATACTTagcttttaaattaaaatgtgaCTTAAAACTTTGAAATGTTATCTGTTAGCACATTCACAATGAATTTTACTtagaatttttaaattctttttaaagatcACATTGTATCTTACTTTGTTCTGGAAATTTTGCAATATATGTTGGTTAAATGTGTTTACGCTATAAAAATATAACTAAACAATCTTTTTTGAGGTGTTATAAAAATAatgtgaatgattttttttttaagaaaacagaaGACTTAATATGCCATTGGTCTCAAAACAACTCTATCTTGGTATATTGTAGATATGATAGCTTCATTACTCATTGAAACATAAGGAAAATTCTTATCTTATGCCATTTTATACcacttttaaaatttcctttaaaattttctcCAGTTGTTAAATCATGCAAGAAACTTACTTCTTTTGTAGTTATCAGAATTACACCAGTTGATCGCCTATCTTATTCAATAAACTTGCCGCCTAAGGACTTCAGACTATGATTAATACTCAATTTTAACATCAAAGGTAGAAAAATTGACTGAATTAAAAATATGACAGATTCTTTTACATGTACTTTGACAAGGTTACCCTTTGATAATGTAGTAATGTAATAAAAAGTTAGttacttggggctgggtggtggcgcacctggttgagtgcacatgctacagtgtacaaggacccaggtttgagccactgttccccacctgcagggggaaagcttcacaagttgtgaagcagggctgcaggtgtctctctgtctctctgctcctctgttacccccttccctctccatttccggctgtctctatctaataaagtttttgttttaattttttttaaagttagttaCTTCATCTTAAATAGCAATAAtatatttctctcttcatttgttactatcttttcctgtatttcttcttcttttttctagaaTGTTGATTTCCAGTGAAAAGAACTTACTTTTCATGAAAACAGAGACTTCTGCCAGTTGCATTGGATTTAGCTTCATATCCACCTGTGGTCTTTCCTTAGTATGTTTTTCTCTTTATCCTTTAAATTGCCTTCCAGATTCGTGCTCCAGTCCCAGACCTCCTTGCAGTCCAGACTTCTGTACCAACTACCCCGCTCAATTTCTGCATCTCAGTGTCTTAACAGaacttttaaataaaacattctcTTTCCTCCCAAACTAATGCTATCTTCAAAAGCTCTATCTTCAAAAGCAATCCTGAAATATTATGCATTTTCTACTATCAAACACCCTCTACACTACTCTCTGGGTAAAGCCTGCTCCAAGAAACAAAAGTTTCTGACAGGAATGGACTCAATGTTCTGAGGAGAAAGTTGAAAGTTCTACTGTGGAGGATATAATtaactaaaaatatatacataataataataaagttctttttttctacTGTGCTATGAGTTTCTAAGGTGAAGAGATCACCTGGTCTGGTTCTCTTTAGTCCCTGTCATAAAGTCTATACTCTTGGCAAACATACAAGGCAAAGGGTAAGAGATGGGAGAAAGAAATTAGATAACCACTTTCTCTTCAGTTGTATCTAAGGGCATGAAAAGCAGCATTTTCCGTTCAGACCTGACTGATAGAAAGTTCtgtatgggagccaggtggtggtgtacctggttgaatgtacttaTTACAATGCAGCAGAAACCTCCtgaaggggagaggatgggatacggagttctggtgatgggaactgtgtggagtcgtacccgtcttatcctatggttttgtcagtgtttcatatataaataaagaaagtttTGTATGCATTAAATGGCCAATGGTTAAAACTCTAAAGCCAGTATTGTCCATTCCTTATCAATCAACAACTCACCTCCTAAGTAGCATATTATTATGCCTACAATTTTATTCCTTTTGCACAGAATAACAGCCAAAGATCAGAACTTCAAATCATTGGAGTTAAATGTTTGAAATGAACCATTAGACTATTCCCATAGTTCTTTAACAACATTCTTCAACTGACTCTTAAGTAAAAGTTTAACACTCCCCCCCACCATTtgtgtccttttttattttttttacttttattaatgacttactattgatttataaaattataagataataggggtataattctgcaatattcttaccaccagacttctgtatccccattccctccactggaggctACAATAGTTCAATAGTACAATAGTTCCTAAGGTTTCAGATATGAATTGACtaatatttctataattatctaatatttctataattatctatctctATGTAgacctcccctttttttctatgttcctgccttcttttcctttttatgtcACACctacacacctattactactactgaatgtctttccttttttcttcttacttctttgagtcctgatgaagttggagtttagagccctctggtcatctttccctatcatttctctgggccaaaattctttttggggtgcaatgGTGGAAGTTTGGGCCTCTGTAACTATTCCTCCTTTGGCCATGgacattgtcaggtcaatccatagccccagcctatttctatttttccctactaGGGCAGGGTTCTAGAGAGGAAGGATCACATTGGTGAGACCATCTACCCAGGAAGTTCAGgaaccatagtagcatctgcaacttggtggctgaaaggcagaaagatataaagcaggacaaaatgtttaatgaacaggaaccaaaagtgcccatgagaataggaatctgagggtaaaaagaagctaggaagtctattttaggtatgttttttAAGTGCCTATGACTTTCAtagcttttgcttgagtttgatagctagcattgAGGTGGACAAgcattttgaaaattttataCTTCTTATATAATTTTCTagctgagaaaaagaaaacttcaagtccccccccccccaaaaaaaaaacaacaaaactctaAAGTAGCTGCCAGCAAAGTGGCTCAGTAGGTAGAGTGCAGAACTCCCATGTGCAGGGCttgcagattcaatccccagcactgcatttgctggaacagtgctctggtcgctttgtctctcaccctcgctTATCAAAGAAGTAtatagttgttttttgttgttgttttttttttccctccagggttattgctgggctcggtgcctgcaccatgaatccaccgctcctggaggcaacttttccccctttttgttgccctagttgttgcagcctcgttgcggttattattgccattgttgacgttgttttgttgttggataggacagagagaaatggagagaggaggggaagacagagagagaggggagagaaagatagacacctgcagacctgcttcaccgcccgtgaagcgactcccctgcaggtgggggggggggggggctccaaccgggatccttatgccggtccctgctcttagcgccacgtgcgcttaacccactgagccaccgccccactccattttttttttttaagaaaggataaattaacaaaaccatagggtaggaggggtacaactccacacaattcccaccacccaatctccatatcccattccctccctgatagctttcccattctctatccctctgggagcatggacccagggtctttgtgggttgcagaaggtggaaggtctggcttctgtaattgcttccccactgaacatgggcgttgactggtcggtccatactcccagtctgcctctctctttccctagtagggtgggtctctggggaagcggagctccaggacacattggtggggtcttcagtccagggaagcctggccggcatcctgatggcatctggcacctggtggctgaaaagagagttaacaagtaTATAGTTTTTTTAAGGAAATGTAAAAGAAACTCTAAAGTCATTTatgataaattaaaagaaattattctCCCCAAAAGCTTTGGTCACTACCCTGACAGGgaacttttattatatttatttttaaagtatgtacAATTTATGCCTTCAATTTTGGATTAGACATGATGATTTCAGTGCGGTCTTTTGGGGATTAGTCTTTCTCAGAGCATCTTGGGGCTTCAAGAGCAGCCTGCATTGGTAAACATTACTAGTTTTCCACTCAGCCTTACTATTTGTtattcccactattattgtattactattggtgtatttttgtagttctttcagtaggtgtttggtgTATCTAGATGAGCCTTCATTGGGtgcttagatgttaataattgctagatcttcttggttgattgatcctctgatcattatgtaatggtcttgcctatctcttattactttatttaatttaaagtctcttgtgtcagagatgagaatggctattcctgccctttttttttttttttttttgtggtccattagcctgtgtgatagttttccatcctttcactttaagtctgtgtttgtcttgttgggtcaggtgggattcttgcaagcagcatatggttgggttgtgttttctgaccctcccactctgtgccttttactgggtgaatttaagccatggACATTTATTGAACTGTTTTTGATTCCATTAGTTTTCACACAGTTTGAGGGAGAGGGTAGTTCTTCATTTGGGAGAATGAACATTTGATTAAGGTCTCAAATGTTAAGAAAAGCATGTAGCAGTATCCTCATTGTGCATTCTGTCTACCACTGTGgtatgaaaaaataaagatgccCATACTATGTTTCTGCTGGGGAGAACTGGCTATCATAAAGCAGAAGTGGTCTTCCTCCAAGACCACAATGAAATGCTTGTGcctgcccccactttttttttttcacatttcctTTTGAGAAAATGATTAGACTCAGGTACTACAACAATGTCTGAATCCAGTTCAGTAAAATCCACTGAGTATTTCTCTGAGCAAGGAAATCAGCTACCTGAGAGAAAGCATGGTTTCTGTGCCTGATAAAGCCTGGTGCCTTGAGACTAGATTCCAAATTATTGAAGACTTTGGGCTGGGGATAACTCAGTACATCCCCTGTGGGTTGCCTTCCATTAAATAACTACCCCATCCAGGGTCTCTAGAGTAATTCTGTTTTAcacattttttccttcctccaaATTATCATGTGACTGATCAGGTTATTTGGTATCAGTGAATTTTCAAATTAGCACTTGTAAAATTGACTTTTAAATTATTGCCTTCTCTTACTTAATATCAACCTCTCTTTcaaatctttttctttccttactgCTAGTGTCAAATGGTTAATGCTGTTTTCTTAAATTGCAGAAAAGATAGAAAAGTCTAAGGGGAGGTGGCTCTTTTTGATACAGGGGTCCTAAATTATGGATTAAAAACATTCATTACAAATCATTACGGTTTCTCTCCAGACGGGCGGATGCTAACTTGCTTCCTCCTTGCTCTTCTCGGGTATGTGCTTCCTTGGGGGTCTTTTCTGAGGTGCCAGAGTAGGCTTTGGGCATTGAGGCTGAAAAATACTGACCAAGCATGGGGAAATCGTCTGTTTCTGTTTGTGTGCTAACCTACTACAACTACCAAGCTTACGTGAAAGATTTGATAGATTTGAGCTCTTCTATGTGTGTTTGGGGCGCCATCTAGTGTCTGAATTTcacagaagggaagaaagcagGAGTTCAACAGCTCAGGTGTTTTAAGTTTGGCCTCTGTTGTGGGTCACCTCCCACTAATTAAAGTATTTGAGCTTTATCTGCACAGGTGATGAATATTGAGCACATGGTTAGGAGGTTAGTGAAAGCTATGGGGAATTCaggagaaaagataaaaataatttaaagttttattaagaaagacaaaaatactgTTACATAATTATTCCAGAATCTAGGAAATATATGCATCCCTTGTATTGAATATGGGAAACACAAAGAaggaattaaaagaaagaaaggaggattcaaaggaaagaaaaaaatgtttgttcatttataaaacaaaaatcatCACACCTATCTCCTAATGATACTGTGACAGTTAAGGGGGAAAATATGAAAATGTCAAGCCTTAAGCCTTAAATGAAAATTTTCATGAGTGTTAGCTGCTATTAGTAAggatgaaagaaaaggaagacagagaagagaaggaagaaggactTTTATGGGACTAAGTGAAACACGTTATGATGAAAAAGGATATAATATTAGAATTTCCCAGCTTAGTACAAAGCATTGGAGCAATTTAATAGGTAAATTCCATGAAAGTAGAAGTCTTCCCTCACTATGGTGGACAATCTCTGTCTGAAGCTCCCTCTGCTACTGTGTTCACAAATGTCTTGACTTCCCTTAGACTTAAACTTGCTAGTCAAGAGCCCTTCACTCAATCCTCTACACGTTTCCAACTTGTTGTTCTCAACTTATCTGAGGGAAAGGCAAATGGCCAGTCGTGACATGGCTGATCAGAAGTAGCAAGTAGGGACCTAGCATTATATGATAAGAAAATCCATTAGCACGGCCTAGTTTGTAAGGAATGTTCTGAGAACCCAAACTCACCACTGTTTGTGATAGCGAATACCAAATGAATGTTCCTAAAGAGTCTAGAAGAAATATTCGCAAAAATCGAACCATCTTCCTTCCCCACAAAAAGTTGACTCCCTGTGGCAGATCCAAGAAGTAGACACACAGAGCTCTTgcagtctccccctctctgaagcATGATATGACTATTTCATCCTTTTGTacttttgaattatttatttatcattattattattatagcacTGGGCCTTCATGAATGTCCAAATCCATTGTTCCCAagtcaaaaaattttaaaaatacttttttgcagacaaagaaggaaaaaaagaaatagaaagacatacacatcacaacactgctccagcctccatgaagttctttttttaaaaatctttttttatctttatttattggataaatacagacagaaattgagaggaaagaggatggtaggataggacagagacagagagagacacctgcagcccagcttccccacttgcaaagctttcccttgcaggtggggaccggggactcaaacctaggtccttgagcactgtagcatgtatgttcaaccaggtgcaccaccacccaaacccctcCATGAAGTTCTGTGATGACCCCATGTGATGTTGCCATGTGGTGATAGGGCTGGGACCTGAGTCCTCTAGCATGGTAGGGCATGAGATCTAGAGGGTATTGGCATAGCTATTACTAAGGGCAAGTTAAAATGTTCCAGGCAGTTTGAACTTCTGGAGAAATAAatgatgcatctctctctctctctctcccacctcccattctctcctctctcccctctctctttatctctctctctcccatcttctctctctctcccctctctctctttgaagaATGACTTAGCTGTGATTTCTAGTTAGAGTCCAACACTGGAAATCACAGTATCCTTTCCCTGATGTAATGGTTGACGGCCACACTCTCAAGAAAGCGGCAGCCATTCCCTGCATTTCTAACCTTTTACCAGCTTCCTTCCATGCCAAGGAGAAACTAGGAACAAGAGCACAGTAATATGATCCCCAATtagcataaaataaaaacaccccAGTCATGTTTTCCATGGGCTTTTCCAAGCTCAAATTGAATGCAtgaatcagagagacagagataaaaataCAGCCACGAAACTGTTAAGTATGCATactgtctctgaatgaaaagccAAATACCTGACCCAATGAGGATCTGTCTCTAGGAAAACCAAGAGAGCTGATGTAGAAACTTGAGATGATTTTCTTTCTCAAGGGCAGCGTGAGTGAGTACAGATCAGAAAGGAAAGTATCCCGATTAGTCAGAGTGGAAGGGGTTAAATTCTCAGCCATCCTATTCTAAAGTGATTTATGATGACGTGTAGTGTTTCAAAAACTCTCCCCAACCCCAAAAAACAGCACTCTCCCTCCCCACTGGGTCTTTTCTCAACATACTGAAATGGGAAGGAGGCGGTGTTTCGCTGATCTGTTAAATTCTTAGTGAAGTTTCCTTGATTTCCAGTGGTCGCTGTTGTTGGGAGTTTGGTTTGGATCAAAACTGAGGTTGTCCTGGCATTTCTGGGACTGAATCCAggcaagaggaagaagaaaaagaaggagatggAAAAGAGAAGCAAACAAGGTGGGGAGTaataaagggaagagagaaacacaggaaaagagaaaaggttCTTTTTCAACATCACATTCCTGTGTTTTCCCTTAGCCTGGAAAACATATTAATCCCAGTGCTTTTAGGCTCGGAGACAAAGGGACTGAGTCAGACTGTGGGAGAAAGGGTGATAAGAAGAATCTTGGAAgtctaaaaagagaaagagtgaggttCTTAAATAGCTGGGGCTCCACTTAAGGGACATTCTGTGTCAGCACAGGGGCTGGCAAATGCAGACAGACAAGACCTAGTAGAAGCTACAGGCAAATGGAGATGCAAAGACGGAAAAGGACGAGCTAGCTCCTTTCACCTCAGTTTACTTGTCAAGAAGGTAAAAATTCACagccagaaggaaaaagaagtcaCTGAACCCTCAGGTCTGGGCAGGCTGTGGCTACTGGGGTGCAGTTTTGGGAGCTGAAGGTGCAGTGCACCCCATTTGGACTGTTTAGcctccagaaggagaaagagggtgcTTCTAGGAAATCTGTCCTGGGACCACGCTTCAGATCGCTTTTTAAACCCTCTGCATTCCAGCTCCATGAGCCACAATGTAAGTGTGTAATCTTCTCTGTCTTTGGTGGGTTTGTGTTTCTTTGTTGCTTGTTTGAAGACACGAAATGTTGTTGTCATGATTAATATGTTCTTGTGCCTTCTCTCTGGGGCACCAGGAATTCAGCTGAAACAGTACATGCATGCTTAATGTAACTGTCTCTGCTAAGTACTGACAAATTATAGGGACTTAAAAAGAGGGTCTCCTGCTATTTTCCATTCCCtgacctccctccttcttccttaaACACTCCTCCCCACTTCCCCTGGGCCAAGGTAGGGAAAGGGAAAATGCCCAGCTCTGTTtgtaattaaattattttctttgcaCCCCCGCTTCCCCCTTGACCCTGCCGTATCCCAAAGAGGATTGCACAATGACATGGAGAATGAGGCTGAGTTTTGCCATACTGCTGGCAATGTGTTTGGTGTGTGGATCTCAACCCCAGCCCCTGGCCAGGAATAAAGGGAGTCACCGAGGTCCGAAAGCCTTGCAAAAGCCAGATCGCTTTCTGAGGCACACGGGGAGATCTCCAGGAAGTGAGAGAACTCTGTTGGAAGAAGCAAACCTTCACCCTCTCCAGAGAAGTGTCGTACCCGTGTTGAGATTAGCTCGAGCAACTGCACTGCCATCTCACAAGGGCATCAATGGGGTCCCAGTCAGACCTGAGCCGAGACCCACAGCCCGGAGGCCACCCCGTGAGATGGTTCGAGATGAGGGGGCTTCAGCTCGGTCGAGAATGTTGCGCTTCCCCTCCGGGTCCAGCTCGCCCAACATCCTGGCCAGCTTTGCAGGCAAGAACCGAGTGTGGGTTATCTCAGCCCCTCACGCCTCGGAAGGCTACTACCGCCTCATGATGAGCCTCCTGAAGGACGACGTGTACTGCGAGCTGGCGGAGAGGCACATCCAGCAGATCGTGCTGTTCCACCAGGCAGGCGAAGAGGGCGGCAAGGTGCGGAGGATCACCAGCGAGGGCCGGGTCCTGGAGCAGCCCCTGGACCCCAGCCTCATCCCCAAGCTGATGAGTTTCTTGAAGTTGGAGAAAGGCAAGTTCAGCATGGTGCTGCTGAAGAAGACGCTGCAGGTGGAGGAGCGCTACCCTTATCCAGTCAGGCTGGAGGCCATGTACGAGATCATCGACCAGGGCCCCATCCGTAAGATAGAGAAGATTCGGCAGAAGGGGTTTGTACAGAAATGTAAGGCATCTGGGGTAGAAGGCCAGGTGATGGAGGAGGGAGACGGCGGCGGGGGGGCAGGAAGGCCAGGCCTGAGCAGTGAGAAGCGGAAAGAAGATGCCAGGAGAGCCCAAGTCCCACCAACCCGAGACAGTCGGGTGAAGGTGGTGAGAAAACCCGCCACCACCATGGCTGCGTCTCCCCCACCTCCTTCAACCCCGAGGGCCACCACCCTGCCACCTGCTCCAGTCACAACAGTGACAAGGGCCACCTCTCGCATGGTGACGGCAGCTGCAaggcccaccaccaccaccacgaccATGCCAACCACCCAGAGGCCCTGGACACCCCGGGTGCACCTCTCCTTAGATGTGCACAGGCCACCAACCACAGCTGAAGCCACCACAGCCAGGGGACCCATGGCCTCTGAGAATCTCTATCCTCCACCCAggaaagagcaacaaagggagAGGCCACAGACCACCCGGAGACCCAGCAAGGCTGCCAGCTCTGAGAGCTTCACAGCTGCCCTTCCCACCATTCTCTCGGAGCCCAGCACCAGGGTTGGCAGTAGCCGTTTCCGGGACAACCGCACAGACAGGCGTGAGAATGGCCACCGGGATCCGAATGTGGTGCCAGGACCTCACAAGCCAGCCAAAGGAAAACCTCCCAAAAAGAAGGCCCAGGACAAAATTATTAACAATGAGTATGAGGACAAGTATGACCTCAGCCGGCCCACTGCCTCTCAGCTGGAGGAGgagttgcaggtggggaatatccCCCCTAAAAAAGCAAAGGAATCTAAAAAGCATGAAAAAATTGAGAAGACTgataaggagaagaaaaagaaggcaaaGAATGAGAAAGCAGACAAGTTACACAAGAGTGAAAAGCCAGTgaaaaaagagaaggcagagaaaaagaacaagcaagaaaaagagaaaaacaagaagaaaaaagcagGGAAACCAGAGCAGGATGGTTATTTGAAGCCCACCACAAAACTTTTCACTCAGAGTCCTAAGAAGTCAATGACTGACCTGCTGGGCTACTTTGAAGGCAAACGAAGGCTGCTTGTAAGTAATTTCCTTGACATTGTCTGTGGGTAGAGGCAGGCCAAGTTaacatttgcttattttattttattttattttattttagccagagcactgcttagattTAGATCCTCCAGaaagaagtcttttgcataagcattgccTCTGTTTATTGGTTTTTAAAATTGCTTTGCTGAAAGGAAGACTGTAGCTAAGTCTGCACCATTGTTGAAAAGATTGAGAAGTGTTTCACAAAAGGGCTGCCAGGTCAACAGTCCCTTTTGGTTTAGATGCTCTGTGAATCTACATCCACGTACACTCAATCCCTAGGGCAAAGTTAATGTCCAGTGTAACCTACACACGATCCAAGGAAGCACCAGTCGTCACTTTCTTCCCGTCAGCACCCACCTCCCATCCTTACTTCTCTGATCCACAAGATCATTCTGAACTCAGCCCCTTTCACTAAGTGCaaaggtaaaaaaagaagaaagagttcCTAAAAGGACATGAATTGACTCTTGTCACAACTTAGGAAAACTGTTCCTGCATGAGCTTGGGAACTAAAGGTACATATTGGGGGAAAATGTAAAGGTGGTCCCATCCCCCCTCAAATTAGGTCTTTATCAGCTGTTAGAAGTTGCCTGAGTGGGAAGTAAGACTAGAGTGAAGAAGGGTCAGACAGGGTGATCTTCAAGAATGCCTTTTAGACCAGATAACTAAATTTTTCTCCCATTAAAAATTACATCTCCCATCAATAACC
Above is a genomic segment from Erinaceus europaeus chromosome 9, mEriEur2.1, whole genome shotgun sequence containing:
- the CCDC80 gene encoding coiled-coil domain-containing protein 80, with translation MTWRMRLSFAILLAMCLVCGSQPQPLARNKGSHRGPKALQKPDRFLRHTGRSPGSERTLLEEANLHPLQRSVVPVLRLARATALPSHKGINGVPVRPEPRPTARRPPREMVRDEGASARSRMLRFPSGSSSPNILASFAGKNRVWVISAPHASEGYYRLMMSLLKDDVYCELAERHIQQIVLFHQAGEEGGKVRRITSEGRVLEQPLDPSLIPKLMSFLKLEKGKFSMVLLKKTLQVEERYPYPVRLEAMYEIIDQGPIRKIEKIRQKGFVQKCKASGVEGQVMEEGDGGGGAGRPGLSSEKRKEDARRAQVPPTRDSRVKVVRKPATTMAASPPPPSTPRATTLPPAPVTTVTRATSRMVTAAARPTTTTTTMPTTQRPWTPRVHLSLDVHRPPTTAEATTARGPMASENLYPPPRKEQQRERPQTTRRPSKAASSESFTAALPTILSEPSTRVGSSRFRDNRTDRRENGHRDPNVVPGPHKPAKGKPPKKKAQDKIINNEYEDKYDLSRPTASQLEEELQVGNIPPKKAKESKKHEKIEKTDKEKKKKAKNEKADKLHKSEKPVKKEKAEKKNKQEKEKNKKKKAGKPEQDGYLKPTTKLFTQSPKKSMTDLLGYFEGKRRLLLITAPKAENNMYVQQRDEYLESFCKMATRKLSVITIFGPVNNSTMKIDHFQLDNEKPMRVVDDEDLVDQHLISELRREYGMTYNDFFMVLTDVDLRVKQYYEVPIAMKSVFDLVDTFQSRIKDMEKQKKEGIVCKEDKKQSLENFLSRFRWRRRLLVISAPNDEDWAYSQQLSALSGQACNFGLHHITILKLLGVGEEVGGVLELFSINGSSVVEREDIPVHLVKDIRNYFQVSPEYFSMLLVGKDGNVKSWYPSPMWSMVIVYNLIDSMQLRRQEMAIQQSLGMRCPEDEYAGYGYHGYNQGYQDGYQDDYRHHESYHHGYPY